A portion of the Cellulophaga algicola DSM 14237 genome contains these proteins:
- a CDS encoding DegT/DnrJ/EryC1/StrS family aminotransferase, with protein sequence MPGFELFGDAERKEVNEVLDSGVLMRYGFDGARNDWKAVKLEKLLAERMQTQYAQLVSSGTAALSVALVSAGVGAGDEVIIPTFTFVATFEAVLAVGAIPVLVDVDETLGLNPKAVRNAITERTKAIMPVHMCGSMVDLDPLVVLCKKYSLVLIEDACQAIGGSYNNKPLGSIGDIGCFSFDYVKTITCGEGGGLITNNKDYYRHADHYSDHGHDHIGKDRGAEGHPFLGYNYRISELHAAVGVAQIQRLDEFLATQKKYYLILEEALKTIPEVTFRKIPEGGVQNYSFISFFLPTETEAKAAHTSLGQHGVDASFYWFDNNWHYHTKWEHLKELKSLNQFSDSIEKAVFSSEEKDFSASDQVISRTISCLIKLSWTEAQVHARAKAMVAAINVVLG encoded by the coding sequence ATGCCAGGATTTGAATTATTCGGAGATGCGGAACGTAAAGAAGTCAATGAAGTTTTAGATTCTGGAGTACTCATGCGGTATGGTTTTGACGGAGCCCGTAACGATTGGAAAGCTGTTAAGTTAGAAAAACTTTTAGCCGAGCGTATGCAAACGCAATATGCGCAATTGGTAAGTAGTGGTACTGCTGCTTTAAGCGTAGCACTAGTCAGTGCAGGTGTTGGTGCTGGTGATGAAGTGATTATACCTACATTCACCTTTGTAGCTACTTTTGAAGCGGTCTTGGCCGTTGGTGCTATTCCTGTTTTAGTAGATGTAGATGAAACACTAGGCCTAAACCCCAAAGCGGTTAGAAATGCCATTACAGAGCGTACAAAGGCCATTATGCCCGTACATATGTGTGGCTCTATGGTAGACCTAGATCCTTTGGTGGTATTGTGTAAAAAATACAGTTTAGTTTTAATAGAAGACGCCTGCCAAGCTATAGGAGGTTCTTATAACAACAAACCACTAGGGAGTATTGGAGATATTGGTTGTTTTTCTTTTGATTACGTAAAAACAATTACCTGTGGTGAAGGTGGCGGATTAATTACGAATAACAAGGATTATTATAGGCATGCCGATCATTATTCAGATCACGGACATGATCATATCGGAAAAGATAGGGGAGCAGAGGGGCATCCTTTTCTAGGGTATAATTATAGAATATCAGAATTACATGCTGCTGTTGGAGTAGCCCAAATTCAACGCTTGGATGAATTTCTAGCAACTCAGAAAAAATATTATTTAATTTTAGAGGAAGCCTTAAAAACGATTCCTGAAGTTACCTTCCGAAAAATTCCAGAGGGTGGTGTGCAAAACTACTCTTTTATTAGTTTCTTTCTTCCTACAGAGACCGAAGCAAAAGCTGCCCATACCTCGTTAGGGCAACATGGCGTAGATGCCTCTTTTTATTGGTTTGATAATAATTGGCATTACCACACTAAATGGGAGCATTTAAAAGAATTGAAGTCTTTAAATCAGTTTTCAGACAGCATAGAAAAAGCTGTTTTTAGTTCTGAAGAAAAAGATTTCTCTGCTTCTGACCAGGTAATCTCACGCACCATATCTTGCCTAATAAAATTAAGCTGGACGGAAGCGCAAGTACATGCCAGAGCAAAAGCTATGGTAGCTGCTATTAACGTAGTTTTGGGTTAG
- the ribB gene encoding 3,4-dihydroxy-2-butanone-4-phosphate synthase — protein MTHLNSIEEAIIDIKNGKVIIVVDDENRENEGDFLAAAELATPEVINFMATQGRGLICTPLTESRCKELGLPMMVSNNTDHMETAFTVSVDLRGKGVTTGISAGDRAKTVLALTDPETKPFDLARPGHIFPLVAKEGGVLRRTGHTEAAIDFARLAGLEPAGVIVEIMNEDGSMARLPELMEVAKKHDLKIVSIESLIAYRMEHDSLIEKKEDFTITTRFGEFRLRAYQQTTNDQIHIALTKGNWKKEDKILTRINSTLINNDILGTLTNNPDKKLEDMFNAINKEGKGAFLFINQESKSLNLLNRISSLKALQAKGEIKAPKIEMDAKDFGVGAQILHDLNISKVKLLTNTVQSKRVGIIGYGLEIVEYVSY, from the coding sequence ATGACGCATCTAAATTCTATAGAAGAAGCTATTATCGATATCAAGAACGGAAAAGTTATTATCGTTGTTGATGATGAGAATAGAGAGAATGAAGGCGATTTTTTAGCAGCGGCAGAATTGGCTACTCCTGAAGTAATCAATTTTATGGCTACACAAGGTCGCGGACTTATCTGTACTCCCTTAACCGAAAGCCGATGCAAAGAGTTAGGTTTACCTATGATGGTAAGCAACAATACAGACCATATGGAAACCGCTTTTACAGTTTCTGTAGATTTACGAGGTAAAGGCGTTACTACCGGAATTTCTGCGGGAGATAGAGCTAAAACGGTTTTAGCATTAACAGATCCCGAAACCAAACCTTTTGATTTAGCGCGTCCTGGTCATATTTTTCCTTTAGTAGCTAAAGAAGGTGGTGTTTTACGCAGAACAGGGCATACCGAAGCAGCCATAGATTTTGCACGCTTAGCAGGTTTAGAACCAGCGGGTGTAATTGTAGAAATCATGAACGAAGATGGTTCTATGGCGCGCCTTCCAGAATTAATGGAAGTAGCCAAGAAACACGATTTAAAAATTGTTTCTATTGAGTCTTTAATTGCCTATCGTATGGAGCATGATAGTTTGATCGAGAAAAAAGAAGATTTCACGATTACCACACGTTTTGGAGAATTTAGATTGCGTGCTTACCAACAAACCACAAACGATCAAATACACATAGCCTTAACTAAAGGGAACTGGAAAAAGGAAGATAAAATTCTAACTAGAATTAACTCTACGTTAATCAACAACGATATCTTAGGCACCTTAACAAACAACCCTGATAAGAAGCTAGAAGATATGTTTAATGCGATAAACAAAGAAGGCAAAGGCGCCTTTCTATTTATCAATCAAGAAAGTAAATCCTTGAATCTATTAAACAGAATATCAAGCCTTAAAGCGCTACAAGCTAAAGGTGAAATTAAAGCACCCAAAATAGAAATGGATGCCAAAGATTTTGGCGTTGGCGCTCAGATATTACATGACCTTAATATTTCTAAAGTAAAATTATTAACCAATACGGTACAATCTAAACGTGTAGGTATTATTGGTTACGGATTAGAAATTGTGGAGTACGTTTCGTACTAA
- a CDS encoding LptF/LptG family permease: MLIFVFQTIWLFIDDLAGRGLDVMIILKFLFYIMPNLMEKVLPLTVLLASILTFGSIAENYEFAAMKASGISLQRSMRPLIIFVCILGVVVFYFANSVIPASEQKIYNLRKNIGQVKPSTAIVEGAFSDLEGTNMNMKVDRKYGDNDRFLENVIIHRKSDNSINNTVIKAKTGELVSSEGSDILKLVLRDGHYYEDITKKKSTENRKYPFAKSSFEIYTINQDISKLDVNLEEDRSVTTDKMKNVMRLIKDADSIKKNNLIIVETFSKSIYNRAGAFAILSKKDSLDNANFKPLSKDALLLQKAMFDTLNIVSLYPEYQKSQILNAAKNTTTNILASIRSKKDELDKRYKIYNMHIVSLHKKFALGLSCIVLFFVGAPLGAIIRKGGLGVPMVVAILLFLTYYFIGVFSENYAKDGNMSPIIGAWTSTLIMLPLGVFLTKRATEDKGLISFGVVIDLFKNGFKKLMPSRK, translated from the coding sequence ATGCTCATCTTCGTATTTCAAACGATTTGGCTGTTTATAGACGATTTGGCTGGTAGAGGTCTGGATGTCATGATTATCCTTAAATTTCTATTCTATATAATGCCTAATCTTATGGAGAAGGTACTTCCATTAACTGTGCTATTAGCCTCTATATTAACCTTTGGTTCTATTGCAGAAAACTATGAGTTTGCCGCGATGAAAGCCTCAGGTATTTCCTTGCAACGTTCTATGCGTCCTTTAATTATTTTTGTTTGCATATTGGGCGTAGTCGTATTTTATTTTGCCAATAGTGTTATCCCTGCTTCAGAGCAAAAAATTTACAATCTTCGAAAAAATATAGGTCAAGTTAAACCGTCTACCGCTATTGTCGAAGGTGCTTTTAGTGATTTAGAAGGCACTAATATGAATATGAAGGTAGACCGTAAGTACGGAGATAATGATCGTTTCTTAGAAAATGTTATTATTCATAGAAAATCTGATAATAGCATAAATAATACCGTAATAAAAGCCAAAACGGGAGAATTAGTAAGTAGTGAAGGGTCTGATATTTTAAAATTAGTGTTAAGAGATGGCCATTACTATGAAGATATTACCAAAAAGAAATCTACAGAGAATCGCAAATATCCTTTTGCTAAGTCTAGTTTTGAAATCTATACTATTAACCAAGATATCTCTAAATTAGATGTTAATTTAGAAGAAGATAGATCGGTGACAACCGATAAGATGAAAAATGTAATGCGGTTGATAAAAGATGCCGATTCTATCAAAAAGAATAACCTTATCATTGTAGAAACCTTTTCTAAAAGTATTTACAACAGAGCGGGAGCTTTTGCCATTTTATCAAAAAAAGATAGTCTAGACAATGCTAATTTTAAACCTTTGAGTAAAGATGCATTGCTATTACAAAAAGCAATGTTTGATACCTTGAATATTGTTAGTCTTTATCCAGAATATCAGAAAAGTCAAATCTTAAACGCAGCAAAAAATACCACTACCAATATTTTAGCTTCTATACGCAGTAAGAAAGACGAATTAGATAAACGCTACAAAATATACAATATGCATATTGTGTCCTTACACAAGAAATTTGCTTTAGGATTATCTTGTATCGTTCTATTCTTTGTAGGAGCACCGTTAGGAGCTATTATCCGTAAAGGCGGACTTGGAGTACCTATGGTCGTGGCTATTCTCTTATTTCTAACCTATTATTTTATTGGCGTATTTTCAGAAAACTACGCTAAAGATGGGAATATGAGCCCCATTATTGGCGCTTGGACCTCCACGTTAATTATGTTACCCTTAGGTGTCTTTCTAACAAAAAGAGCAACAGAAGACAAAGGTTTAATCAGTTTTGGAGTGGTGATAGACCTGTTTAAAAATGGCTTTAAAAAACTAATGCCTAGTAGAAAATAA